The nucleotide window CAAAATGTGTGTCAGATTTGAACTACCACAGATTTTTATTTTTGAGTAATAGCGAGCTATTTTGATGGAATAAAAATTGAGGACGGTCAAAGATGATGTGCAGTTTGGGCTTGTAGTAGAAATATTTATGAATTATTCAGCTTAGATTTTCTCTAAGAGTTTCTTCATTTTTTTTTCAAGAAACGAACTGTCATAAATTTCTTTTCCTACATAGATTAACATAGCTGAAATTTGAGTGTTTCTTTCGTTCAAAGATTTGTAACTAATATGCTTATTTAATCGATAAACTTCTCGAATTCTGCGTTTTATCAAATTTCTATCTACAGCTTTTTTATATCTTTTTTTTGAAACAGAAATAGCAATTTGCATTGGATAATTTTTATTGCTATTTGCTGTACTCCAAACAAATTTATAAGGATATAAAAAAAATGAATTGTTGATAGCAAACAATTCATTAATTCTTTTTTTGCTGCACAGCCGCTCTTCCTTTTTAAAAGTAAAGCTCATTTTGTAAATATTTTACAATTGAAAAGCCAAAGAAGATTTATTTTGTCTAATGTTTGGCAAAAATCCTCAGCTTATATATCTGGTTCAGGAAATTAAAGGTAGCGTAAATTTGAAGCTACTTCCTTTATCAATTTCGCTTTCAACCCAAATTTCTCCTCCATTTTTATTAATAAATTCTTTACAAAGAATCAACCCAATTCCTGAACCTTCTTCATTTTCAGTACCAAACGACCTATGTTTTTCATTTATTTTAAAAAGCTTATTAATATCTTCTTTTCGTATTCCAACTCCGGTATCTGTAATGGCAATTTCTAAGAAATTATTGTCTAAAGTAGAATTTATATAAATCTGGCCTCCTTGATGAGTATATTTTATAGAATTTGTAATCAAATTCCTTAAAACACTCTCAACCATATAAGTATCTGCATGAACTTTTGTGTTTGGCAAAATATTGTTAATAATTTTTATCTTTTTAAAAC belongs to Bacteroidota bacterium and includes:
- the rnpA gene encoding ribonuclease P protein component, whose protein sequence is MSFTFKKEERLCSKKRINELFAINNSFFLYPYKFVWSTANSNKNYPMQIAISVSKKRYKKAVDRNLIKRRIREVYRLNKHISYKSLNERNTQISAMLIYVGKEIYDSSFLEKKMKKLLEKI